Proteins encoded within one genomic window of Schaalia sp. HMT-172:
- a CDS encoding alpha-L-fucosidase has protein sequence MRITNRLAGSLLAGLLTLGMAGPALADTPEADGAQPAAPAPQVTYDARYAIPAAVPASSEAKVAQWQDMKYAMFIHWGVYSSYAGWYKGQKQEVGYPEQIKAWGHQQTWDSRIPLQGIPRDEYLATAQTFEAPNFDATAWCQQAKDSGMKMLLITSKHHDGFAMWDTATTDYNFTKQSPSHRDPILELSQACQKVGIKFGLYFSNIDWEKQPENPWTNANTLDEEGYMEYIHEQLKELLGGKYGEIAELWYDMGKPNPAQSDQLRAWAHELQPNIMINSRVGNDRADFEVGWDNEMQSEQTQGPWESAVSIFHKTWGYANWDDAAPTFKDTGYPDYTEEEWDHIQPVDNTTTLRKAPDGAKTKTTEIVGNMFSTVALGGQFLFNVGPKFDGSYDPWDASVLAGIGDWNRAHPGILNNSRPTHYPIETWGKTMVDDSHIYLGIEKWPADGTVTLRGAGANDISSVKLDGSDAPLTYKVTGNDLVITLPAQPDEILPVVTVTTNGAPTYVPTGLTTIGTEATTIPATSLEKFKAPTPKTGETSFIASITSGDQVASGVTVSFETQGFTDAYAKYKVTVAGQVKGGLTVADLNAGVGPFAIGPNQTARVTLEYDNPDYVLKGFGKDATVTSVTVKAATLSTPAVTVEPSTVEAGKTVTVTGTGFAPESAVTLTLHSEPVEVGTATTDPSGAFTATVTVPATTDAGAHTLVASTATPLAEASAALTVTAPPAPAPSDDSGAQPSAAPSPAPEQGGKGGLARTGSHGLLAGAFALVAAGAGTAFIRRSRRAKA, from the coding sequence CGCGCAGTGGCAGGACATGAAGTACGCGATGTTCATCCACTGGGGCGTCTACTCCTCCTACGCCGGCTGGTACAAGGGCCAGAAGCAGGAAGTGGGCTACCCCGAACAGATCAAGGCGTGGGGCCACCAGCAGACCTGGGACTCCCGCATCCCGCTGCAAGGCATCCCCCGCGACGAATACCTGGCCACCGCCCAGACCTTCGAAGCCCCCAACTTCGACGCGACCGCGTGGTGCCAGCAGGCCAAGGACAGCGGCATGAAGATGCTGCTCATCACCTCCAAGCACCACGACGGCTTCGCCATGTGGGACACGGCAACGACCGACTACAACTTCACGAAGCAGTCACCCTCCCACCGCGACCCAATCCTCGAGCTGTCGCAGGCCTGCCAGAAGGTCGGCATCAAGTTCGGCCTCTACTTCTCCAACATCGACTGGGAGAAACAGCCCGAAAACCCGTGGACAAACGCCAACACCCTCGACGAAGAGGGCTACATGGAGTACATCCATGAGCAGCTCAAGGAACTCCTCGGCGGCAAGTACGGCGAGATCGCCGAGCTCTGGTACGACATGGGCAAGCCGAACCCCGCCCAGTCCGACCAGCTGCGCGCATGGGCCCACGAGCTCCAGCCCAACATCATGATCAACTCCCGCGTGGGCAACGACCGCGCAGACTTCGAGGTCGGCTGGGACAACGAGATGCAGTCCGAGCAGACCCAGGGCCCCTGGGAGTCGGCCGTCTCGATCTTCCACAAGACCTGGGGCTACGCGAACTGGGACGACGCCGCCCCCACCTTCAAGGACACCGGCTACCCGGACTACACCGAGGAAGAATGGGACCACATCCAGCCGGTCGACAACACGACGACGCTTCGTAAGGCCCCGGACGGCGCGAAGACGAAGACCACCGAGATCGTCGGCAACATGTTCTCGACCGTGGCCCTGGGCGGCCAGTTCCTCTTCAACGTCGGCCCCAAGTTCGACGGCTCCTACGACCCATGGGACGCCTCGGTCCTGGCGGGCATCGGCGACTGGAACCGCGCGCACCCCGGCATCCTGAACAACTCGCGCCCGACCCACTACCCCATCGAGACCTGGGGCAAGACCATGGTCGACGACTCCCACATCTACCTGGGCATCGAGAAGTGGCCGGCCGACGGCACGGTCACGCTGCGCGGCGCCGGCGCCAACGACATCTCCTCGGTGAAGCTCGACGGCTCCGACGCGCCCCTGACCTACAAGGTCACGGGCAACGACCTCGTCATCACGCTGCCCGCCCAGCCCGACGAGATCCTCCCCGTCGTCACGGTCACCACGAACGGCGCGCCCACCTACGTGCCCACCGGCCTGACCACCATCGGCACCGAGGCGACCACGATCCCCGCCACCAGCCTCGAAAAGTTCAAGGCCCCCACCCCCAAGACCGGTGAGACGAGCTTCATCGCCTCCATCACCTCCGGCGACCAGGTCGCCTCGGGCGTGACCGTCTCCTTCGAGACGCAGGGCTTCACCGACGCCTACGCGAAGTACAAGGTCACCGTCGCCGGCCAGGTCAAGGGCGGCCTAACCGTCGCGGACCTCAACGCCGGCGTCGGCCCCTTCGCGATCGGCCCGAACCAGACCGCGCGCGTGACCCTCGAGTACGACAACCCGGATTACGTCCTCAAGGGCTTCGGCAAGGACGCGACCGTCACCTCGGTCACCGTCAAGGCCGCGACCCTCTCGACGCCCGCCGTCACCGTCGAGCCCTCGACCGTCGAGGCAGGCAAGACCGTCACCGTGACGGGCACGGGCTTCGCCCCCGAGTCCGCAGTGACGCTCACGCTGCACTCCGAACCCGTCGAGGTCGGCACCGCGACCACGGACCCGAGCGGTGCTTTCACCGCCACCGTGACGGTTCCGGCCACCACCGACGCCGGGGCGCACACGCTCGTCGCCTCCACCGCCACTCCCCTCGCCGAGGCCTCGGCCGCCCTGACGGTCACCGCGCCCCCCGCGCCGGCCCCGTCCGACGACTCGGGCGCCCAGCCCTCCGCGGCCCCCTCCCCCGCCCCCGAGCAGGGCGGCAAGGGCGGCCTGGCCCGCACGGGTTCTCACGGGCTGCTCGCCGGGGCGTTCGCCCTGGTCGCAGCCGGCGCAGGCACCGCCTTCATTCGCCGCTCTCGCCGAGCCAAGGCATAG
- a CDS encoding methyltransferase domain-containing protein, translating to MRCDHYDAGTCRSCSLLPQPYERQLAGKEEAVAAALATVPGAGDITWLAPASSPDRGFRTSAKLVVGGTRRRPTLGILGPDRRGVDLPGCPIQHPAINRATPGLKRFIRSLSLTPYDVPTKRGELKNILITVGEGEQLMIRFVLRTRERVSDIRAALPLLGDLVPAAHVVTANIHPTHEAIVEGPDEIILTRARTLPLSVEGLELGPRSFAQTNAHVASALYEQAALWASRPFADGRLPSSLWDLYCGVGGFALACARAGFPRVTGVEVSSGAISSAISAARHAGLSRSAASFIADDATSWARAQSAADVPDVIVVNPPRRGIGGDLAAYLNECGAPRVIYSSCNPASLAKDLAAMPTLRPVEGRLFDMFPHTTHAEVALLLERASA from the coding sequence ATGCGCTGCGACCACTATGACGCCGGAACCTGCCGGTCCTGCTCCCTCCTCCCCCAGCCCTACGAGCGCCAGCTCGCGGGCAAGGAAGAGGCCGTCGCGGCCGCCCTGGCCACCGTCCCAGGAGCCGGTGATATCACCTGGCTGGCCCCAGCCTCGTCCCCCGACAGGGGCTTCCGCACGAGCGCGAAGCTCGTCGTCGGAGGCACCCGGCGCCGCCCCACACTCGGAATCCTCGGGCCCGACCGGCGCGGCGTCGACCTGCCCGGCTGCCCCATCCAGCACCCGGCGATCAACCGCGCAACGCCCGGCCTCAAGCGCTTCATCCGCTCCCTGAGCCTCACCCCCTACGACGTTCCCACCAAGCGCGGGGAGCTCAAGAACATCCTCATCACCGTGGGCGAGGGCGAGCAGCTCATGATCCGCTTCGTGCTGCGCACCCGCGAGCGCGTCTCCGACATCCGCGCCGCGCTGCCGCTGCTGGGCGACCTCGTGCCGGCCGCCCACGTCGTCACCGCGAACATTCACCCCACGCACGAGGCCATCGTGGAGGGGCCCGACGAGATCATCCTGACGCGCGCCCGCACGCTGCCGCTGTCCGTCGAGGGGCTCGAGCTGGGGCCGCGTTCCTTCGCGCAGACCAACGCGCACGTCGCCTCCGCCCTGTACGAGCAGGCCGCGCTATGGGCCTCACGCCCCTTCGCCGATGGGCGCCTTCCGAGCAGCCTGTGGGACCTGTACTGCGGCGTCGGAGGCTTCGCGCTCGCCTGCGCGCGCGCCGGATTCCCGCGCGTCACCGGCGTCGAGGTGTCCTCCGGTGCGATCTCCTCGGCGATCAGCGCCGCACGCCACGCGGGCCTGTCGCGGTCGGCTGCGTCCTTTATCGCGGACGACGCGACCTCGTGGGCGCGCGCCCAGTCCGCAGCGGACGTGCCCGACGTGATCGTCGTGAACCCGCCGCGCCGAGGCATCGGAGGCGACCTGGCCGCCTACCTGAACGAGTGCGGCGCGCCGCGCGTCATCTACTCCTCGTGCAACCCCGCGTCGCTCGCCAAGGACCTGGCGGCCATGCCCACGCTGCGCCCCGTCGAGGGGCGCCTCTTCGACATGTTCCCGCACACGACCCACGCCGAGGTCGCCCTCCTCCTGGAGCGCGCGTCAGCGTAG
- a CDS encoding GNAT family N-acetyltransferase, whose amino-acid sequence MTIELITAPTPELHEAMARLLPQLSRSAKPMSEADVERFLAQGSVHLFVFRPDAADDEGNHPILGMLSLATFEIPTGVRAWVEDVVIDEAARGQGAGQSLVVAAIEHAKKVGARTVDLTSRPSREAANRLYQRAGFQLRETNVYRVTLEQK is encoded by the coding sequence ATGACCATCGAACTGATCACCGCCCCCACCCCCGAGCTCCACGAGGCCATGGCGCGCCTCCTCCCCCAGCTGTCCCGCTCCGCCAAGCCCATGAGCGAGGCGGACGTTGAGCGCTTCCTCGCCCAGGGCAGCGTCCACCTCTTCGTGTTCCGCCCCGACGCGGCCGATGATGAGGGCAATCACCCGATCCTCGGCATGCTGTCGCTGGCCACCTTCGAGATTCCGACGGGCGTGCGCGCGTGGGTCGAGGACGTCGTCATCGACGAGGCCGCCCGCGGCCAGGGCGCCGGCCAATCCCTCGTGGTCGCCGCGATCGAGCACGCGAAGAAGGTCGGCGCGCGCACCGTCGACCTGACGTCGCGCCCCTCACGCGAGGCCGCGAACCGCCTCTACCAGCGCGCTGGCTTCCAGCTGCGCGAGACCAACGTGTACCGAGTGACCCTCGAGCAGAAGTAA
- a CDS encoding aldo/keto reductase, translating into MSEIPSYTLNDGLDVPAIALGTYNLRGASGVASMVSGVDAGYRMLDSAFNYENEGALGAAVRRCGVPREELRLVSKLPGRHQRYDEAVYTVEESLMRAGLDYWDMYLIHWPNPKRGLYVEAYQALLDARDRGLIRSVGVCNFLPEHLDRVHAETGEYPSVNQIELHPYFPQASALAYHEQIGVRTESWSPLGRKWRIVEDPAIVALAAEAGVSPSRLILRWHYQLGALPLPKSGHPERQRENLDIFSFSLSPEQMAAIGALGRPGGRQADQNPEYYEEF; encoded by the coding sequence ATGAGCGAGATTCCCTCATACACCCTGAATGACGGCCTGGACGTTCCCGCGATCGCGCTGGGGACCTACAACCTGCGCGGCGCCTCGGGCGTGGCCTCCATGGTGTCCGGCGTCGACGCCGGGTATCGGATGCTGGACAGCGCCTTTAACTACGAGAACGAGGGCGCCCTCGGCGCGGCCGTGCGCCGCTGCGGTGTTCCCCGCGAGGAGCTGCGCCTCGTCTCCAAGCTCCCCGGGCGTCACCAGCGCTACGACGAGGCCGTCTACACCGTCGAAGAATCCCTCATGCGCGCCGGCCTGGACTACTGGGACATGTACCTGATCCACTGGCCCAACCCCAAGCGCGGCCTCTACGTCGAGGCCTACCAAGCCCTGCTGGACGCGCGCGACCGCGGCCTGATCCGCTCCGTCGGCGTGTGTAACTTCCTGCCCGAACACCTCGACCGCGTGCACGCTGAGACCGGCGAGTACCCGAGCGTCAACCAGATCGAGCTGCACCCCTACTTCCCGCAGGCCTCGGCGCTGGCCTACCACGAGCAGATCGGCGTGCGCACCGAGTCGTGGAGCCCGCTGGGCCGCAAGTGGCGCATCGTCGAAGACCCCGCAATCGTCGCCCTGGCCGCCGAGGCGGGCGTGTCCCCGTCACGCCTCATTCTGCGCTGGCACTACCAGCTCGGCGCCCTGCCCCTGCCCAAGTCCGGTCACCCTGAGCGTCAGCGCGAGAACCTCGATATCTTCTCCTTCTCGCTGTCTCCTGAGCAAATGGCGGCGATCGGCGCGCTCGGGCGTCCGGGCGGCCGCCAGGCCGACCAGAACCCGGAGTACTACGAGGAGTTCTGA
- a CDS encoding M18 family aminopeptidase has protein sequence MAQLELDEVHANAVDYQHFLLDSPTPYHAAEVVAQRLVDAGFTRVDEKGAWDASPGGHVMVRGGAVAAWFVPETVAEDAGFRIVGAHTDSPALSVKPSVQSTTPDGWGQIDVEVYGGMMWNSWLDRELTLAGRLVLTSGEVVLARTGPIARIPQLAIHLDRDVNPVGLKLDPQKHLHPVWTVDNPTGSVLEHVAQSAGLEDASQVAAFDLILTPSQGPGFFGDKGQFVAASRQDNLSSVHPGLVALERLAAEGTPAGGDVVVFMCFDHEEVGSGSRTGAAGPILETVLRRTAAALGRDEDGFERMLAASSCVSADAAHSVHPNYAGHHDPDNRPVMGRGPVIKINSKQRYATDGEGVALWNRACAAAGVASQSFVGNNAMPCGTTIGPITATRLGILTVDVGIGLLSMHSAREMSHVDDLLTLSKALAAYWRGA, from the coding sequence ATGGCACAGCTTGAACTGGATGAGGTCCACGCGAACGCAGTGGACTATCAGCATTTCCTTCTTGATTCTCCCACCCCCTATCACGCGGCCGAGGTCGTGGCTCAGCGCCTGGTGGACGCCGGCTTTACGCGCGTCGACGAGAAGGGCGCGTGGGACGCGTCCCCGGGCGGTCACGTGATGGTGCGCGGTGGCGCGGTGGCCGCGTGGTTCGTGCCCGAGACGGTCGCCGAGGACGCGGGTTTCCGCATCGTGGGCGCGCACACGGATTCGCCGGCGCTGTCGGTGAAGCCGTCGGTGCAGTCGACGACGCCGGATGGCTGGGGCCAGATCGACGTCGAGGTGTACGGCGGGATGATGTGGAACTCGTGGCTGGATCGCGAGCTGACGTTGGCGGGCCGCCTGGTCCTGACCAGCGGCGAGGTGGTGTTGGCGCGCACGGGCCCGATCGCGCGTATCCCGCAGCTGGCGATTCACCTGGATCGCGACGTGAACCCGGTCGGCCTGAAGCTGGATCCGCAGAAGCACCTGCATCCGGTGTGGACGGTGGACAACCCGACCGGCAGCGTGTTGGAGCATGTCGCTCAGTCGGCGGGCCTGGAGGACGCGTCGCAGGTCGCGGCCTTCGACCTGATCCTGACCCCCAGCCAGGGCCCCGGTTTCTTCGGCGACAAGGGCCAGTTCGTGGCGGCCTCGCGTCAGGACAATCTGTCGAGCGTGCACCCGGGCCTGGTGGCCCTGGAGCGCCTGGCGGCGGAGGGCACGCCCGCGGGCGGGGATGTCGTGGTGTTCATGTGCTTCGATCACGAGGAGGTGGGCTCGGGCTCGCGCACGGGCGCGGCCGGCCCGATTCTGGAGACGGTGTTGCGCCGCACGGCTGCCGCGCTGGGCCGGGACGAGGATGGCTTCGAACGCATGCTCGCGGCCTCCTCGTGCGTGAGCGCGGATGCCGCGCATTCGGTGCATCCGAATTACGCGGGCCATCACGATCCGGATAACCGCCCGGTGATGGGGCGCGGCCCGGTCATCAAGATCAATTCGAAGCAGCGTTACGCGACGGACGGCGAGGGCGTTGCACTGTGGAATCGGGCGTGCGCGGCGGCGGGCGTGGCCTCGCAGAGTTTCGTGGGCAACAACGCGATGCCGTGCGGCACGACGATCGGCCCGATCACGGCGACCCGGCTGGGGATCCTGACGGTGGACGTGGGTATCGGCCTGCTGTCAATGCATTCGGCGCGCGAGATGAGCCACGTCGATGACCTGCTGACGCTGTCGAAGGCCCTCGCGGCGTACTGGCGCGGCGCCTGA
- a CDS encoding IS3 family transposase — translation MGDLLEAAGLARSSYYYALAHPQQPTRAYLRPKVAQIFSRTPNGCGHRQVAMCLRAEAGERIADKTVLKMMREMGLRCGIRRETNYHRYNSYKGDVGQSFDNIIGRDFTADGPWQKMGTDVTEFKLSFGKAYLAPVYDFASKEIVAHSISMCPNLAQQQEMLQMLMDAKPAGVEPILHSDMGWQYQHGTYISALAENGFIQSMSRKGNCIDNGATEQVFGHIKDEFFRGQDWQTFESFKADLDAYITHWNTTRRQVKLKGLTPAEYRDQALREAA, via the coding sequence GTGGGTGATCTCCTCGAGGCCGCCGGTCTTGCCAGGTCGAGCTACTACTACGCGCTGGCTCACCCCCAGCAGCCAACCAGGGCGTATCTGCGGCCCAAGGTCGCCCAGATCTTTTCGCGAACCCCCAACGGGTGCGGTCACAGGCAGGTAGCCATGTGCCTGCGCGCTGAGGCAGGAGAGCGCATCGCCGACAAGACGGTCTTGAAGATGATGCGTGAGATGGGGCTGCGCTGCGGCATACGCCGCGAGACGAACTACCACAGGTACAACTCCTACAAGGGGGACGTGGGGCAAAGCTTCGACAACATCATCGGCCGCGACTTCACAGCCGATGGGCCCTGGCAGAAAATGGGTACCGATGTCACCGAGTTCAAGCTCTCCTTCGGTAAGGCCTACCTCGCTCCGGTCTACGATTTTGCCAGCAAAGAGATCGTGGCCCACTCCATCTCTATGTGCCCCAACCTCGCCCAGCAACAAGAGATGCTCCAGATGCTCATGGACGCCAAACCAGCAGGGGTCGAGCCGATCTTGCACTCGGACATGGGATGGCAGTACCAGCACGGAACCTACATCAGTGCGCTTGCCGAGAACGGTTTCATCCAGAGCATGTCACGCAAAGGCAACTGCATCGACAACGGTGCCACCGAGCAGGTTTTTGGGCACATCAAGGACGAGTTCTTTCGCGGCCAAGACTGGCAGACCTTCGAGAGCTTCAAAGCCGACCTCGACGCCTACATCACGCACTGGAACACAACAAGACGCCAAGTAAAGCTCAAGGGCCTGACCCCGGCAGAATACCGGGATCAGGCCCTACGGGAAGCCGCATAA
- a CDS encoding helix-turn-helix domain-containing protein, which translates to MSVDLRLRHDRLLREQAVEMFERGFGYRLTAKRLGVPAEAVRHWQKTYRAIGKDGLLAMEVKRTKYDYETKVAAARAVVDDGMSKPEAMVRFGIASATPLKNWCRLYREGGAQALMPKPKGRPKGSVRAVPPTREEELAERVRKLEAQVAYLKKSIALKAQRRSQTGTKP; encoded by the coding sequence ATGTCTGTGGATCTGCGGTTGAGGCATGATCGTTTGCTTCGGGAGCAGGCGGTGGAGATGTTTGAGAGGGGATTTGGCTATCGTTTGACCGCCAAGAGGCTGGGTGTGCCTGCTGAGGCCGTGCGACACTGGCAGAAGACGTACCGCGCAATTGGGAAGGATGGGCTTCTTGCCATGGAAGTAAAGCGGACCAAATACGACTATGAGACCAAGGTCGCCGCAGCCAGGGCCGTGGTTGATGACGGGATGAGTAAACCTGAGGCGATGGTGCGCTTCGGTATTGCGAGCGCGACACCGCTGAAGAATTGGTGCAGGCTGTACCGTGAGGGCGGCGCGCAGGCCCTCATGCCTAAGCCTAAGGGCAGGCCAAAGGGATCAGTACGGGCAGTGCCACCAACGCGTGAGGAGGAACTCGCCGAGCGCGTGCGTAAGCTCGAGGCACAGGTGGCGTACCTAAAAAAATCGATTGCCCTGAAGGCGCAGAGGCGCTCCCAAACCGGGACAAAGCCCTAG
- a CDS encoding Ohr family peroxiredoxin — MDTPSKIAYTVTADSTGGRAGTSSVPALGITHVMRMPKELGGPGDGANPEALFAMGYGACFQGAMGLAAKEMGIDTTDSLVRTTIGLGPEGDSFALTADIEVFIPGVDLDRAQALVDRAHQLCPYSKATRGNVPVTVTAVASF; from the coding sequence ATGGATACACCTAGCAAGATCGCATACACCGTCACCGCCGACTCCACCGGCGGCCGCGCCGGCACCTCCTCCGTCCCCGCGCTCGGCATCACCCACGTCATGCGCATGCCCAAGGAACTGGGCGGCCCCGGCGACGGCGCCAACCCCGAAGCCCTCTTCGCCATGGGCTACGGCGCCTGCTTCCAGGGCGCCATGGGACTGGCCGCCAAGGAAATGGGCATCGACACCACCGACTCCCTTGTGCGCACCACGATCGGGCTCGGCCCCGAGGGCGACTCCTTCGCCCTGACCGCCGACATCGAGGTGTTCATCCCCGGCGTCGACCTCGACCGCGCCCAGGCCCTCGTCGACCGCGCCCACCAGCTGTGCCCCTACTCCAAAGCCACGCGCGGCAACGTGCCCGTCACCGTCACCGCCGTTGCATCCTTCTGA
- a CDS encoding NUDIX domain-containing protein has translation MATPDFVLELRRHVGHAPLWMPGTTVVIARPAPGCAAIDWERPIAPEAVEVLCVRRCDNGAWTPVTGIVDPGEEPAVAAAREAWEEADVRIDVRRLLSVEVVGPVTYDNGDVTTYLDVAFAAQWVSGEPSPADGENSETAFFRGDQLPPMNDRFRRAVAKALSAEASADFLTA, from the coding sequence ATGGCTACCCCCGACTTTGTCCTCGAGCTGCGCCGTCACGTCGGCCACGCGCCCCTGTGGATGCCCGGCACGACCGTCGTTATCGCGCGTCCCGCCCCGGGCTGTGCGGCGATCGACTGGGAGCGCCCCATCGCGCCCGAGGCCGTCGAGGTCCTGTGCGTGCGCCGCTGCGATAATGGGGCCTGGACCCCCGTGACCGGCATCGTCGACCCCGGCGAGGAACCCGCCGTCGCGGCCGCCCGCGAGGCCTGGGAGGAAGCCGACGTGCGCATCGACGTGCGCCGCCTCCTGTCCGTCGAGGTCGTGGGCCCCGTCACCTACGACAACGGGGATGTCACCACCTATCTGGACGTCGCCTTCGCCGCGCAGTGGGTGAGTGGCGAGCCGAGTCCCGCCGACGGCGAAAACAGCGAGACCGCGTTCTTCCGCGGCGACCAGCTTCCGCCCATGAACGACCGCTTCCGCCGCGCCGTCGCCAAGGCGCTGAGCGCCGAGGCCTCCGCCGACTTCCTCACCGCCTGA
- a CDS encoding aspartate:alanine exchanger family transporter, which yields MAALFSSSPLLALFVVVALGAAIGAIRIGPLRFGAAGALFVGLAVSAIHPEVVSTHMSIVQPMGLAFFVYCVGISAGATFFQDLRKQTNLLALTTVVCIVGAVIALVGGRLLGLSSGLASGLFTGALTAAPALDTATRLTGDPNAAVGYAFGYPIGVIGGILIVTITVTRKWLGPKDTPSLAGASLEAVSVHVSKRINTRDIGAWRDQRVRLSYLRRDGRTRVTAPGEDLLPGDHVVMVGDPASIKEAASLVGEILDHNLEDDRSDLAFERIVVSNPDVAGRSVSELNVTKRFGAVITRVRRGDLDLLARDDLDLQLGDHVAVVVPTDELEDIAEWLGDSERRVAEVDGMAFGIGLVLGLLLGIVSFPLPGGQGFQLGAAAGPLIVGMLLGALRRTGPLVWTLPAAANLTIRQIGLMLFLAALGLNAGPQFASLLTSHDGWRAAVLAAVMVGVCCAVQALGAKFIGLSSARAAGGIAGFLGQPAVLQAADARVTDERIEAAYATLFAFAIIIKILLLPIITSFL from the coding sequence ATGGCTGCTCTCTTCTCGTCGTCGCCCCTACTCGCGCTGTTTGTCGTTGTCGCGTTGGGGGCGGCGATCGGGGCGATCAGGATTGGGCCGCTGCGTTTCGGAGCAGCCGGTGCGCTGTTTGTCGGCCTCGCGGTGTCGGCCATTCACCCCGAGGTCGTCAGCACCCACATGTCGATCGTCCAGCCGATGGGCCTGGCCTTCTTCGTGTACTGCGTCGGCATCTCGGCGGGTGCCACATTCTTCCAGGACCTTCGCAAGCAGACGAACCTCCTGGCCCTCACCACGGTCGTGTGCATCGTCGGCGCGGTCATCGCGCTCGTGGGAGGCCGCCTCCTCGGCCTGTCGTCCGGCCTTGCGTCGGGTCTCTTCACGGGCGCCTTGACGGCCGCCCCCGCCCTCGATACGGCCACCCGCCTGACGGGGGATCCGAACGCGGCGGTCGGCTACGCCTTCGGGTATCCGATCGGCGTCATCGGGGGCATCCTCATCGTGACCATCACGGTGACGAGGAAGTGGTTGGGTCCCAAGGACACGCCCTCCCTCGCGGGTGCCTCTCTCGAAGCTGTCAGCGTGCACGTGTCCAAGCGCATCAACACGCGCGACATCGGCGCGTGGCGCGATCAGCGCGTGCGCCTGTCCTACCTGCGTCGCGACGGCCGTACCCGCGTCACAGCTCCAGGCGAGGACCTGCTGCCCGGCGACCATGTCGTCATGGTCGGCGACCCCGCGTCCATCAAGGAGGCTGCGTCCCTCGTCGGCGAGATCCTCGACCACAACCTCGAGGATGACCGCTCCGACCTCGCCTTCGAGCGCATCGTCGTGTCCAACCCCGACGTCGCCGGCCGCAGCGTCTCCGAGCTCAACGTCACCAAGCGCTTCGGCGCCGTCATCACGCGCGTGCGCCGAGGGGACCTGGACCTCCTGGCCCGCGACGACCTCGACCTCCAGCTCGGCGACCACGTCGCCGTCGTCGTCCCCACGGACGAACTCGAGGATATCGCCGAGTGGCTGGGTGACTCCGAGCGCCGCGTTGCCGAGGTGGACGGCATGGCCTTCGGCATCGGCCTCGTCCTGGGCCTGCTGCTCGGTATCGTCTCCTTCCCGCTGCCGGGCGGCCAGGGATTCCAGCTGGGAGCCGCCGCGGGCCCCCTGATCGTCGGCATGCTCCTCGGTGCCCTGCGTCGCACCGGCCCCCTCGTGTGGACCCTGCCCGCCGCCGCGAACCTGACGATCCGACAGATCGGCCTCATGCTCTTCCTCGCCGCCCTCGGCCTGAACGCCGGCCCCCAATTCGCGAGCCTTCTCACTAGCCACGACGGCTGGCGCGCCGCCGTCCTGGCAGCCGTCATGGTCGGCGTGTGCTGTGCTGTTCAGGCCCTCGGCGCGAAGTTTATCGGCCTGTCCTCCGCGCGCGCCGCCGGCGGCATCGCGGGGTTCCTCGGCCAGCCCGCTGTCCTGCAGGCCGCCGACGCCCGCGTCACCGACGAGCGCATCGAGGCGGCCTACGCGACCCTCTTCGCCTTCGCGATCATCATCAAGATCCTGCTCCTGCCGATCATTACGTCCTTCCTGTGA
- a CDS encoding DUF2510 domain-containing protein has translation MSQPAPGWYPDPAGTQRLRWWNGGMWLDQYQPMPGAAPQQGFPTQHNAPAQPGLPAQHNAPAQQGLPAQQAAPAPGPHMPSAQQAPTVSADPYHASGTTPSFGQSDTGMSGATAPAASTSSSSGKGWRIGTAVAWALTVVFAVTAVYTGMLFAKAGHELSDAESEQTSAQQELDQAKSDLDQAKKELEEAQK, from the coding sequence ATGTCTCAACCAGCACCCGGATGGTATCCAGATCCCGCAGGTACCCAGCGTTTGCGCTGGTGGAACGGCGGCATGTGGCTCGACCAGTACCAGCCCATGCCCGGCGCCGCGCCGCAGCAGGGCTTCCCCACCCAGCACAATGCGCCGGCTCAGCCGGGCCTGCCCGCCCAGCACAATGCGCCGGCTCAGCAGGGCCTGCCCGCCCAGCAGGCGGCCCCCGCTCCCGGCCCGCACATGCCCTCCGCCCAGCAAGCACCGACCGTGTCCGCCGACCCATACCACGCGTCGGGGACGACCCCGAGCTTCGGACAGTCGGACACCGGCATGTCCGGCGCGACGGCGCCCGCGGCTTCCACGAGCTCGAGCTCCGGGAAGGGGTGGCGCATCGGGACGGCCGTCGCGTGGGCGCTCACCGTCGTCTTCGCCGTGACCGCCGTGTACACCGGAATGCTCTTCGCGAAGGCGGGTCACGAGCTCTCCGATGCCGAATCCGAGCAGACGAGCGCGCAGCAAGAACTCGATCAGGCCAAGTCCGACCTTGATCAGGCAAAGAAGGAACTCGAGGAGGCACAGAAGTGA